A window from Pseudomonas alloputida encodes these proteins:
- the tatC gene encoding twin-arginine translocase subunit TatC, whose amino-acid sequence MSENPEHDQPMPLVSHLTELRTRLLRCVAVIFLIFAGLFSFAQQIYTLVSAPLREHLPANATMIATDVASPFLTPFKLTMIVSLFLAIPFILQQIWGFIAPGLYRHEKRIAIPLLVSSIFLFYAGMAFAYFLVFPLIFGFFASATPEGVSMMTDIASYLDFVMTLFFAFGVAFEIPVAVVLLVWIGVVDVKYLKKVRPYVIIGCFVVGMVLTPPDIFSQTLLAVPMWLLFEIGVLCGSLIRKRSAHDETADDHNDQPPATQP is encoded by the coding sequence ATGAGCGAGAACCCGGAACACGACCAGCCAATGCCGCTGGTTTCGCACCTGACCGAACTGCGCACCCGCCTGCTGCGCTGCGTTGCCGTCATTTTCCTGATCTTTGCCGGGCTGTTCTCCTTCGCCCAGCAGATCTACACACTGGTTTCCGCGCCACTGCGCGAGCACTTGCCGGCCAATGCAACGATGATCGCCACCGATGTGGCCTCGCCGTTCCTCACGCCGTTCAAGCTGACCATGATCGTCTCGCTGTTCCTGGCCATCCCGTTCATCCTTCAGCAGATCTGGGGGTTTATCGCGCCAGGGCTGTACCGCCATGAAAAGCGCATCGCCATTCCACTGTTGGTGTCGAGCATCTTCCTGTTCTATGCCGGTATGGCATTCGCCTATTTCCTGGTATTCCCGCTGATCTTCGGTTTCTTCGCCAGCGCTACACCAGAAGGCGTTTCGATGATGACCGACATCGCAAGCTACCTCGACTTCGTGATGACGCTGTTCTTCGCCTTTGGCGTGGCCTTCGAAATCCCAGTGGCGGTGGTGCTGCTGGTGTGGATCGGCGTGGTCGACGTGAAGTACCTGAAGAAAGTCCGCCCGTATGTGATCATCGGCTGCTTCGTGGTCGGCATGGTCCTCACCCCACCGGACATCTTCTCCCAGACCCTGCTGGCCGTGCCCATGTGGCTGCTGTTCGAGATCGGCGTGCTGTGCGGCAGCCTGATCCGCAAGCGCAGCGCCCACGACGAAACCGCCGACGACCATAACGACCAGCCACCAGCGACCCAACCGTGA
- a CDS encoding 16S rRNA (uracil(1498)-N(3))-methyltransferase codes for MNLLLLEEADFVSANRVVLADRRFTHMQEIHRVAVGDNLRVGRINGLMGRATVLRLEKHEAELEVAFDQQPPAKLPLTLVLAVPRPKMLRRLFQTVATLGVPRLILLNSYKVEKSFWQTPFLQPDTIRENLILGLEQARDTVLPEVIIEKRFKPFVEDRLPTIAAGTLGLVGHPGPYPACPRAVEQAVTLAIGPEGGWIPYEVDLLGKAGLAPVQLGDRILRVETAVTALLSRIF; via the coding sequence GTGAACCTGTTGCTTCTTGAAGAGGCCGACTTCGTCTCGGCCAACCGCGTCGTTCTTGCTGATCGGCGCTTCACCCATATGCAGGAAATCCACCGCGTGGCAGTGGGCGACAACCTGCGCGTGGGCCGTATCAACGGCCTGATGGGCAGGGCCACGGTGCTGCGCCTGGAAAAGCACGAAGCCGAACTTGAAGTGGCCTTCGACCAGCAGCCACCGGCCAAGCTGCCGCTGACCCTGGTGCTGGCGGTGCCTCGCCCCAAAATGCTGCGACGGCTGTTCCAGACCGTAGCCACGCTGGGCGTGCCGCGGCTGATCCTGCTGAACAGCTACAAGGTCGAGAAAAGCTTCTGGCAAACGCCCTTTCTGCAGCCCGACACCATTCGCGAGAACCTGATCCTGGGCCTGGAACAGGCGCGTGACACCGTGCTGCCCGAGGTGATCATCGAAAAGCGCTTCAAGCCTTTTGTCGAAGACCGCCTGCCCACCATCGCCGCTGGCACCCTGGGCCTGGTCGGCCACCCCGGCCCTTACCCAGCCTGTCCGCGCGCCGTAGAACAAGCCGTTACCCTGGCCATCGGCCCTGAGGGTGGCTGGATCCCCTACGAGGTCGACCTGCTGGGCAAGGCAGGCCTGGCGCCGGTACAGCTGGGTGATCGCATCTTGCGGGTGGAGACCGCCGTCACCGCGCTGCTTTCGCGTATTTTCTGA
- a CDS encoding methyl-accepting chemotaxis protein, which translates to MTATVHEVARNAEQASEAALMADQQAREGDRVVGEAVAQIERLASEVVNSSEAMNLLKTESDKIGSVLDVIKSVAQQTNLLALNAAIEAARAGEAGRGFAVVADEVRSLAQRTQQSTEEIEELIAGLQSGTQRVASVMDNSRQLTDSSVELTRRAGSSLETITRTVSSIQAMNQQIATAAEEQTAVAEEINRSVMNVRDISDQTSAASEETASSSVELARLGTHLQGLVGRFRL; encoded by the coding sequence ATGACTGCCACCGTGCACGAAGTGGCACGCAATGCCGAACAGGCTTCGGAAGCCGCCTTGATGGCCGACCAGCAGGCCCGCGAGGGTGATCGCGTGGTGGGCGAGGCAGTGGCACAGATCGAGCGCCTGGCCAGCGAAGTGGTCAACTCCAGCGAAGCGATGAACCTGCTCAAGACCGAAAGCGACAAGATCGGCAGCGTACTCGACGTAATCAAATCGGTGGCCCAGCAAACCAACCTTCTGGCCCTCAACGCGGCAATCGAAGCCGCCCGCGCCGGTGAGGCCGGGCGTGGCTTTGCCGTGGTTGCCGACGAAGTGCGCAGCTTGGCCCAGCGCACACAGCAGTCGACCGAAGAGATCGAAGAGTTGATTGCCGGCCTGCAAAGCGGCACCCAACGGGTGGCCAGCGTGATGGACAACAGCCGCCAACTGACCGACAGCAGCGTAGAGCTGACCCGCCGCGCCGGCAGCTCGCTGGAAACCATCACCCGCACGGTGTCGTCGATCCAGGCGATGAACCAGCAGATTGCCACGGCGGCCGAGGAGCAGACGGCGGTGGCCGAAGAAATCAACCGCAGCGTGATGAATGTGCGTGATATTTCCGACCAGACCTCGGCGGCCAGTGAGGAGACGGCCAGCTCCAGCGTGGAACTGGCGCGGTTGGGTACCCATTTGCAAGGGTTGGTTGGGCGGTTCAGGCTGTGA
- a CDS encoding methyl-accepting chemotaxis protein, with protein sequence MSATVQEVAQNAEQASLAATNADQQAQVGDQVVSEAIGRIEQLAGQMDHCLAAMQHLAGESQRIGSILDVIKSVSEQTNLLALNAAIEAARAGEAGRGFAVVADEVRGLAQRTSTATEEIGQLIDSLHNGTDEVTRLLDSSKSLTEQSVELSRRAGHALSQITDTVSSIQGMNQQIATASEEQSVVAEQINRSVINVRDVSDQTSAASEQTAASSGELEQLGQQLRGMVGRFSI encoded by the coding sequence ATGAGCGCCACCGTGCAGGAAGTGGCACAGAACGCCGAGCAAGCCTCCCTGGCCGCGACCAACGCTGACCAGCAGGCGCAGGTGGGTGACCAGGTAGTCTCCGAAGCCATCGGCCGTATCGAACAACTGGCCGGGCAGATGGACCATTGCCTGGCGGCCATGCAGCACCTGGCAGGCGAGAGCCAAAGGATTGGCAGCATTCTCGATGTGATCAAGTCGGTGTCCGAACAGACCAATCTGCTGGCGTTGAACGCAGCGATCGAAGCCGCACGGGCCGGTGAGGCCGGGCGCGGCTTTGCCGTGGTGGCCGATGAGGTGCGTGGCCTGGCCCAGCGCACGTCGACGGCGACCGAGGAGATCGGCCAACTGATCGACAGCCTGCACAACGGTACCGACGAAGTGACCCGCTTGCTGGACAGCAGCAAGAGCCTGACCGAACAAAGCGTGGAGCTGAGCCGCAGGGCCGGGCACGCATTGAGCCAGATCACCGACACGGTATCGAGCATTCAGGGCATGAACCAGCAGATCGCCACCGCCAGTGAGGAACAGAGCGTGGTGGCCGAGCAGATCAACCGAAGTGTGATCAATGTGCGGGATGTTTCGGATCAGACCAGCGCGGCCAGTGAGCAGACGGCAGCCTCGAGTGGAGAGCTGGAGCAGTTGGGGCAGCAATTGCGGGGGATGGTTGGGCGGTTCAGCATCTGA
- a CDS encoding amino acid ABC transporter ATP-binding protein, translating into MIEVRDLLKVFDTRGQVVRAVDNVTTQVAKGEVVVVLGPSGSGKSTFLRCLNGLEHFDQGHVAIDGLQLADPKTDINAYRREVGMVFQHFNLFPHMTVLENLCLAQKVVRKRNKADREAKARALLEKVGISQKANEYPSRLSGGQQQRVAIARALAMDPKVMLFDEPTSALDPEMVGEVLDVMKTLAQEGMTMVCVTHEMGFAREVADRVLFFDHGKLLEDSAPAAFFAAPKDPRAQAFLRQVL; encoded by the coding sequence GTGATTGAAGTCCGTGACCTGCTGAAAGTCTTCGACACCCGTGGCCAGGTGGTAAGGGCTGTGGATAACGTCACCACTCAGGTCGCCAAGGGCGAAGTGGTGGTCGTGCTCGGCCCGTCGGGGTCGGGCAAGTCGACATTCCTGCGCTGCCTCAACGGCCTGGAGCATTTCGACCAAGGCCATGTGGCCATCGACGGCTTGCAACTGGCCGACCCCAAGACCGACATCAATGCCTACCGCCGCGAAGTCGGCATGGTGTTCCAGCACTTCAACCTGTTTCCGCACATGACTGTGCTGGAAAACCTGTGCCTGGCGCAGAAGGTGGTGCGCAAGCGCAACAAGGCTGACCGCGAAGCCAAGGCCCGGGCGTTGCTGGAGAAGGTGGGTATTTCGCAGAAGGCCAACGAGTACCCGTCGCGCTTGTCTGGCGGCCAGCAACAGCGGGTGGCGATTGCCCGGGCCCTGGCGATGGACCCGAAAGTGATGCTGTTCGACGAGCCGACCTCGGCGCTCGACCCGGAAATGGTCGGTGAGGTGCTGGACGTGATGAAGACCCTGGCCCAGGAAGGCATGACCATGGTCTGCGTCACCCATGAAATGGGCTTTGCCCGCGAAGTGGCTGACCGCGTGCTGTTCTTCGACCATGGCAAGCTGCTGGAAGATTCGGCCCCGGCCGCATTCTTCGCTGCGCCGAAAGACCCGCGTGCGCAGGCATTCCTGCGCCAGGTGCTGTAA
- a CDS encoding amino acid ABC transporter permease: protein MIKHKKAQWPWHGLTALVLVGLALSLYMATSMISYEWRWNRVPQYFAYKAEETQRAAGYGTVQEIVISGDNARVTLKDESGAEQVLDVDKDSLQLSRGDDVAEGDQIGVTRHWAAGPLAWGLWTTLWISVVSGALGLVIGLFAGLCRLSNNPTLRDLSTVYVELVRGTPLLVQIFIFYFFIGTVLNLSREFAGVAALALFTGAYVAEIVRAGVQSIAKGQNEAARSLGLNAGQSMRHVILPQAFKRVLPPLAGQFISLVKDTSLVSVIAITELTKSGREAITTSFSTFEIWFCVAGLYLLINLPLSHIASRLERRLAQSD from the coding sequence GTGATCAAACACAAGAAAGCCCAGTGGCCTTGGCATGGGTTGACTGCCCTGGTCCTGGTAGGCCTGGCGCTCAGCCTTTACATGGCCACCTCGATGATTTCCTACGAGTGGCGCTGGAACCGCGTACCGCAGTACTTCGCCTACAAGGCCGAGGAAACACAACGCGCTGCCGGCTACGGCACTGTGCAGGAAATCGTCATTTCCGGTGACAACGCCCGCGTCACGCTGAAGGACGAAAGTGGTGCCGAGCAAGTGCTCGATGTGGACAAGGACAGCCTGCAACTGAGCCGCGGCGACGATGTTGCCGAAGGCGACCAGATCGGGGTAACCCGCCATTGGGCCGCGGGCCCGCTGGCATGGGGCCTGTGGACCACCTTGTGGATCTCGGTGGTGTCCGGGGCGCTGGGCCTGGTGATCGGCCTGTTCGCCGGATTGTGCCGGTTGTCGAACAACCCGACCCTGCGCGACCTGTCGACCGTGTATGTCGAGCTGGTGCGCGGCACGCCGCTGCTGGTGCAAATCTTCATCTTCTACTTCTTCATCGGCACCGTGCTCAACCTGTCCCGCGAGTTTGCCGGGGTAGCGGCGCTGGCATTGTTCACCGGTGCTTACGTGGCCGAGATCGTCCGTGCAGGCGTGCAGTCGATCGCCAAAGGTCAGAACGAGGCTGCCCGGTCGCTGGGCCTGAACGCTGGCCAGTCGATGCGCCATGTGATCTTGCCGCAGGCCTTCAAGCGCGTGCTTCCGCCCCTGGCCGGCCAGTTCATCAGCCTGGTCAAGGACACCTCGCTGGTGTCGGTGATCGCCATCACCGAACTGACCAAGAGTGGCCGTGAGGCTATCACCACCTCGTTCTCTACTTTCGAGATCTGGTTCTGCGTGGCAGGCCTGTACCTGCTGATCAACCTGCCGCTGTCGCACATCGCCAGCCGGCTCGAGCGGAGGCTTGCGCAAAGTGATTGA
- a CDS encoding transporter substrate-binding domain-containing protein: protein MKKYLSRLLVGVTALVAVTAAQAGAIDDAVKRGTLRVGMDPTYMPFQMTNKRGEIIGFEVDILKAMAKSMGVKFEAVSTAYDGIIPALLTDKFDMIGSGMTLTQERNLRLNFSEPFIVVGQTLLIRKELAGEIKSYKDLNNEKYRLTSKLGTTGEMVSKKLISKAKYHGYDNEQEAVMDVVNGKADAFVYDAPYNVVAVDKAGAGKLLFLDEPFTYEPLAFGLKKGDYDSINFINNFLHQIKHDGTYDRIHDKWFKNKDWLKEME, encoded by the coding sequence GACCGCCCTGGTCGCCGTGACCGCGGCCCAGGCGGGCGCCATCGACGACGCGGTCAAGCGTGGCACCCTGCGGGTGGGCATGGACCCGACTTACATGCCGTTCCAGATGACCAACAAACGTGGCGAGATCATCGGCTTCGAAGTCGATATCCTCAAAGCCATGGCCAAGTCCATGGGCGTGAAGTTCGAGGCAGTGTCCACCGCCTATGACGGCATCATCCCGGCCCTGCTGACCGACAAGTTCGACATGATCGGCAGCGGCATGACCCTGACCCAGGAGCGCAACCTGCGCCTGAACTTCAGCGAACCCTTCATCGTGGTTGGCCAGACCCTGCTGATCCGCAAGGAGCTGGCTGGCGAGATCAAGTCGTACAAGGACCTGAACAACGAGAAGTACCGCCTGACCTCCAAGCTTGGCACCACCGGCGAAATGGTCTCCAAGAAGCTGATCAGCAAAGCCAAGTACCACGGCTACGACAACGAACAGGAAGCCGTCATGGACGTGGTCAACGGCAAGGCCGACGCCTTTGTCTATGACGCGCCGTACAACGTGGTGGCGGTGGATAAAGCCGGTGCAGGCAAGCTGCTGTTCCTCGACGAGCCCTTCACCTACGAGCCGCTGGCCTTCGGCCTGAAGAAAGGCGACTACGACAGCATCAACTTCATCAACAACTTCCTGCACCAGATCAAGCACGACGGGACCTACGATCGTATTCACGACAAGTGGTTCAAGAACAAGGACTGGCTGAAGGAAATGGAATAA